The sequence CTCAGCTATGCGGGTATTTACCGATATGGACGGCATATTTCTGGAACGCTGGGACTTGCTCGATCTATAACACCTAGGCAAAATCAGATAGCTCTTTCGGGCCTTTATCAAGCCAAAGGTATTCGGGTGCTCCTTCGCAACAGGCTTGCTGGTAGGTTTCACTGGCCTGTTGCTCTGTCAGCGAGGCGGGGCCAAGCACAATTGCGTATTCGTCGCCACCGGTTTCCACTTCTTCAATGGCAACGCCCTGGTCGGCGTATCGTTGCTGAAAATACCGGATGGTATCCACGATCACCGACCAGGTGGGTTGACTCCGCCAGTCCCACGAATGCACGGCTAAAGGTTGCTGGGTATGAATGTAGTACATGGCGGTATTGAATTAGGCTTTTTGATACGAGACCTTCAGCACGACCATGTCGCCGCCCCGGTAGCTGCCATCGTTAATCTTCTTCACCAACACGTCGAGTTGCTGATTGGCCCAATCAGGAATGAATTTATCGGGCGTGTCGATCATGATCTTGGGGTAGTTGTAGAGCGAACGACCCAAACCAAACTGCACAGCGCAGCGTTTCATGGCATCCGAAATACCGCCTTTCACCGGCTCAATGTCGGTGCGGCTGGCCCCGTCCATTTTGGCGAGCTGAACGGCTGGTGTAGCGTCGGTTGCTGGCACCGTGACGGTGATCTTGCAAAGGAACCCACCCTGTATTTCGGTAATCTCATTCTGCCAGTTCTGCCAGCCAAACTGCCGGTCGAACCGCTCCATTACAGTCCGGTTGGTCAAGTAAGGGACCACGATCAGTTTACCGGTCTTGGTCTGCATCTGCACCCGCCATTCGATCTCTTCAGGCTGGATCGGCTGGGTCATTACCTCCAGGGCATTCGTTGTCTGTTCCATGATTACTAAGCTAGGATACTACTTAAATATACGCATAAATAGCCTCATTTTCAAGCAAATAAGCCGTTTATGGGCCGTACTGCTGATAGATTTTGTCTATCCAAATCTTAATACCTTTCAGCGTTTTACCACCGCCGATCGGGCTATTCTGGCTGGCCCAGTGCGCTTGCTGGTACCGCTGCCGGATGGCCGAAGCGAGTGGGCCGACGTCTTCCATCGTCAGCCGTTGTTGCTCGTGCTGGGGCAGAGTCAACAGCTTCTCGACGGCTTTGTCGATATACCAGTCACCACGTCCCATATCGCGCAGCGGGTAAGCAATCCACTGGCCACTTTTGCGAAACCAGTATTGATACTGCTGCTTAAGGCCACTACCGATTGTAAGCCGCACGTACCAGTCGGAGGTGATGCGTTCGGTTTCGCCAGGCTGAGGGGGAACAGGAGGAAACATAAACATGGGTTTTGCGCCGTATCGATAAAGGTCTTCTTCCGAATACAGCCTTGTCAGTACCTTAACGAATTCGCGGTAACGTTTCCACAGGTTGCGGCCTTGCGAATAGTAGGATCGACCACAGACGGTTAGGGTACACGAGTAGTAGATATCGCCGTAGTCTGGCGTCAGTTCGACACCGACCTTGATGTCCCAATTGTGCATCCGCTGTATCTGCCAGAGGTCCGTTTCGTATTGCTTGAGCAGCTCGTCCATGCTTACTGAATAGCAACAGTCTGCGCCCGGGCCGAATAGCCAAACTGGCTATTGATCTCGTTCCGGTCCAGACTGATGTACGTTTGAGACTTCCAGGGGAAACAGATATCAGGTATTCCTGCCTTTTCAGCGGCAGGGGCCAAATGCCAATCGGGTCCATAGTCGGTACCAACACACATGGCAAGGCGGCCATTTGGCCGTTTGTCCGAAGGCATCATCTCGTTGATAATCTGCTGAATCAGACTCGCCTTAAACGTTTCCATCTGCTCGGCCGTAATCGTAGCCTGTGCTTGGATGGTTGGCTGTGCTGTCAGCAAAAAAAGCATTGGGTTGTCATCACCGTTGTCTTTGTTGAGCGGCTTTTGCAACTGAGCGGCCCAAAGGTCAGCGACGATTGTAGCGGCTTTACGGATATGTTCCTCGGTCGGTTGGAGCGTGTTCATTTCGCATGATTTTGTTTGTGGAACTGAATAAGGTCGGCGTAATACGAAATGCCATTGGGACCTAGCTGGCCGTGTTGCGTTAGGTGATCCGCTAAGGCATCGTATTCGGCAACTGTCGACGCCTTGGTATTAAGGTGCACCAGGGCGGCCGTGTAGCCCTCAGTTTCAGCGATGTGTTTTGTGAGTTCGTCCATGAGGAGCTTAGTTATAAGCGTTTGTTTTGAATGATATAGATGCAGTTGTCCTCTTTGGCCAGTGACCGGCTGTAGAGCCAGTCGGCCGCCACGATCCGGTGCTGGTGCGTACTCAAGACCGGTTTGCAGGCGTGGGTAAGTTGGTTGCCGACGTGGATGTACGTTTCGACTGACTTCATCAGCAGCCCTTCGTCGACGCCCCAATAGTTGCCGTAGCCCGATATGGACTGGTCCAGGTGCGTGGCCCAGCAGGCGACGACCACCTGCGGCTCGTAGTAAGCGACGGCCTCCAGGGCTTCGAGCTTCTGTACGTCGGTACCGTACCTGACCAGAGGTTGCCCCATAGCGGCGTACTGGGCAACAACAGTCTTGTTAGTACCGTCCTGCAGGTAGGAATCGGTCAGGGGAAGGCCGAGTGCCCGACCGGTGGCGCCGTTACCGGAAGCAACTTCAATAGCGATGCGATCGCCGATTTCGTCGCGCAGGAACTGAATCAGTTCGGTGGTTGGGAGTTGATACAGGGCGTTTTTGAGACAGAAATACGACAGGTATTCCTGCTTGAAGCGGCTCAGCTCGGCGGCTGGTACCGCGACCAGCTTCCCGTCGGGCATTAGGAGTTGCTCCAGTTCAGCGGGGTAATTCACGGCCCAGGCGGGGAGCACACGGGCGGGGGATGGCGAGGGGATGTTCATGGGGATGTTGATTAGAGAGTAAGCTGTAAGGTGCCTAGTTCTTCCAGGCAGACGAAACGCGTGGCCCCTATGGTCATATCGATTCGGCGGTGGTGATGGCCGAAAATCCAGAGTTGGGGCTGATGCTGTTCGAGCATAGCTTGCAGGCCTTGGCTGGTGCGGCTCTTTCCTTGTATATCGAGGGCGTCGCGGTAAACGGACAGCGGGCAGTCGTGGCTCACCATGATCTGCGGCCTGACCCGTTCGTAGTCGTTCATAGCCTGGTAGAACTGGGGAATCGTCAGCTCTTCGTCACGCCACCAGTCGCGGTCCTCGACCCGAACCGACCGGTCGATGCTCTCAGCGCCCCGCACCCAAAACAGGCATTGATCTTCCTGTATGTCGAAGCCCCAGTCGCCCAGGCTGTGTGCGGCCGCCAAATAAGCCGTATCGTCGTGGTTGCCGAACAGTACTTTGTGCTGGTCAGGATTGAGGTAGTTACTGTGCCAGGTATGGTGTTTGGTAAACCCGAAGTCGCCGACTTGAATAGAGCGATCGGGCTTGTGAGTCTGGAGCAGTTTCCAGTATTGATTCACCTGGCCATGCACGTCGCCGATAAACAGTAGTTTCATTATTCGTTGGTGATATCGCAGATCCGACCGTTAGGCAAGCGCAGATAGAGATGGACTTGATCGTATTTCGGAAAGCAGCTGGACGCCTGCTCGCGGCGCCGGTGGGCCAGCTCCTCCCAGTTCTGGATTTGCTCCCCCTGCACAGCCATCGTGACTAATACCTCAGCCTTCCCGGATGCACAGCCAATGACGAAATAGGTAGGCTTGTTAGTGATGGCGAGTTGTTGCAGCAGCGCGTCGAGCGTAGTGGGTTTCGGAGTACGGAGCTTTGACATTGGTGTTCGGTTTATTTAGCCCGTTGCTTCAGCAGTTTGCGACGCACTTTTGCTGCCTCACTCAGGTCAGACAGACTTACCCCATCCCGGCGTCGGGCTGCCGGATTACGCGTGTAATACTCGATACCATCGCTGATCAGTTGGGCGGCCGTAGTCAGGCCTGTGCGGTTAGCCGGTTTCATACCTTCTTTGCTTCGCGGGCGCTGGCCCCATAAGCGTTTTAGCTCGACAGATCGATTGCTCTTAAGAGCAACTGTATTTACATAAGTGAAGGAAATAACCCAGGAAGGCACCCTCAGCTTCATCAGGAGACCAGGGATCAACTATATCTGGATACGGCTCTACTTCATAGCCCCAGTCCATCGGCGTCAGCAAATCGCGTTTTTCGGTGAAGAGCATCCGTTCATCGGCAACTTTGATCGATGGGTGTACCGGGTAGGTAAACCCCAGCTTTTGCGCGATCGCCGTCATGGCCAGCGTTTCCAAGTGCTCGTAATACATCAGGGCTGGGATTCGCTTAACGGGCCGGGACAGGTCGGTCAGATAGGCTTCGGAGGCGTCGTGCAGCAGCGCCGCCAGTTTATGTTCTGGGTCTACTTGACGACTAACCAGAACGCTGTGCTGAGCCACTGAATAGAACTGGCGGGTATGACCCGTAAAGCGGCAGATATTGCTCAGGGCATGGGCAATGTCCTCAATGTCGATGTCATCGGGCCGGGGGTCGATGGGGTAATAGCGTTTCCCGGTGTAGGTCTGGATGTAGGGGCCAGTGCGTGTCGTTTCGT comes from Fibrella aestuarina BUZ 2 and encodes:
- a CDS encoding Rad52/Rad22 family DNA repair protein, producing the protein MEQTTNALEVMTQPIQPEEIEWRVQMQTKTGKLIVVPYLTNRTVMERFDRQFGWQNWQNEITEIQGGFLCKITVTVPATDATPAVQLAKMDGASRTDIEPVKGGISDAMKRCAVQFGLGRSLYNYPKIMIDTPDKFIPDWANQQLDVLVKKINDGSYRGGDMVVLKVSYQKA
- a CDS encoding metallophosphoesterase family protein, whose protein sequence is MKLLFIGDVHGQVNQYWKLLQTHKPDRSIQVGDFGFTKHHTWHSNYLNPDQHKVLFGNHDDTAYLAAAHSLGDWGFDIQEDQCLFWVRGAESIDRSVRVEDRDWWRDEELTIPQFYQAMNDYERVRPQIMVSHDCPLSVYRDALDIQGKSRTSQGLQAMLEQHQPQLWIFGHHHRRIDMTIGATRFVCLEELGTLQLTL